GCTGAAAAGCATCAGACTGTTCACTCACTTCCAAACATCAGGAGTCAAGAACAAGCAACTCCTTTGCACTTGGGCAGTCCAAGTGCACTTGGTCTTGACCCCCCAAAGTTCCCACAGGAGTCTCTTAACCACACTTTACATGAGAGAAGGAAGGCTTGCTTTCCCAGAACCAGAAGTAAGGGAAAATAGAGTGCTGCAGGCTGAATTATGTTCCCCCAAATTCATTGTAATCCTAACCCTCAGTACCTTAGAGTGTGACTGTATTtaaagatagggcctttaaagaggttaTTAAGGTAAAAATGAGGCCCTTAGGGTGGGCCCCAATCTGacttgtgtccttataagaagaggaaatttggacacactgAGAGAACCCAGAGGCACATATGCACAGAGAGGATGGCCAAGCAAGAGGGCAGCCAtgtgcaagccaaggagagaagcctcaggagaaaccaaccttgctggcaccttgaagttggacttcccaaccttcagaactatgagcaatacatttctgttgtttataaaccacccagtctatggtattttgctatagcacCCCAAACAGACTAAAACAGCACTGTaagaaattatcacaaacttggcttaaaacaagagaagtttaatttctcacagttctagaagccaGAAGCTTAACATCTGTTTCTCTGGGCTGAATTCAAGGTGTCAGTAGGACTGTGCTttattccttgcctcttccagtttctggtggcTGCTAGCATTCCTCTGCTTATGGCCACATCACTAATCTCTGGTCATTGCCTTCTCTTCTTGGTGCACCAACTCTCcctctcttataagggcacttgTGGTTTAGATTTCAGCCTGCCTGGAAAATTAAGTCAAAAagccttaacttaatcacacctgcaaagacCATTTTACTTTATAAGGTAACATTTacaggtttcagggattaggaCTTGATACATTTGGGTGGCCATTATTTAGCTTCATACAGAGTCCAAAATCTTTGCATACAATTTCAGGAAGATCATGGATTCCAGGTAGGCACATCTGCTCTGGAGTTGCATTTCACCACAGATACCTGTGGACAGATATTGGAGACAGGCTCATTTACTTATTCACAAACCTTGCTACAACTCAGAACCAACCGCAGCGCTGgttaaaaatactaaatacaaAACCACATCCCAACCGCTAGTCCTCGTAAATCTGAATCCACCAGAGTTGGGGCCCAGAgcctacatttcttttcttttccttttttttgagacggagtcttgctccctcgccaggctgaagtgcagcggtgcgatctgggttcactgcaacctccgcctcccaggttggagagattctctagcctcagcctcccaagcagctgggattacaggcacgcgccatcatgcccagctgatttttttttttttttgtctttttagtagagacggggtttcaccatgttggccaggatggtctcgatctcttgacctcgtgatccgcccgcctcggcctcccaaagtgctgggattacaggcttgagccaccattcccggccagaagactgcatttctaacaagctcccccAAATGACTCTGATGTCTTGCCCCCATACTTGAATGGGTATTGGTTGAGAGCCTTGTTCTCCAGCTCTCCTCTCTGTTAAATGGACATACTGCTACTTCTTTCACAATAAAAGAGGAAATGTGTGTGAAAGCCTGTTTCCGCAATGCACGTGCTAATGCTCTTCCcgccccttcccctcttccccctcttttCCCTATACCAAGGTGAAGAACTTTTATTATTCACTTGATTTTGGACCCACTTCGTGTTTAATGCACCTGGCTTAAGATGCAGAGTTGAGCCCAGGGAGAAGGGACGGGttgggggaggaagaaagagtcGCAAATTCCCGGGTAACAGGCAGATTGGCTCCATCGGTCTAATCAAGCTGCACTTGACGCTCCGCGGGCCTGCTGCGCCCCCGCCCCCTCAGGCGAAAACTCGCCTCTGCCCAAGGCTGTGCGGGGCGTCCGCCCCCGCACTTCGCTGATTGGCCGCACTAGCCCGCTCGTCACGCTCTTTTGTCTCAGCTGGCAGAGGATAAAAGCCGCCGCGGCTGCCTTAGGAACCGCGCTGCCTCGTTTCGGCTACCCCTGGTTGGGCGGCCCTGCGAAGCAGCTCCTTCGGGCAGCCCCGGGTCGCTTAGCTGCCAAGGAGGCTTCAGTTCTTTGCCGCCTGCAAGGCGGAGACCAGAAGGCGGAATCCACAGCTGGCGACGCGGGAGCATCTGCTGTCCACCAGCGGAGCACAGGTAAAGAATGGGGGTGTGATTGCCCGGCGGGGAAAGGGGTGGGGGAAGACCCACCAGTACTGGGCGGCTCCCCGCTTGGAGAATCGGTGACTGTGAGGCAGGGGTAGGAGTACTCTCGTGGCCCGGCTGCGCTGAGGGAGGAGGTGGGGTTCACCTGGATACTGCGGGCTAGGTAGGATTTGCCTGgatttgggggtgggaggagaggcgAGGGGTAGTGGGGGGAGGAATCTCAAGCTGTTTTCTTCGAACATCCTTTGCATCTCCTCATCTCTTTCTGGGAGGAATATGTGGGTGGGTGTGTCCAACTCCTATTCCCTTTCTCCGTGGCAGGCCATCAAAGCCGCATCTGAACTTGAATTCTGTGCAGCTGATTGCAGAGCTGGTAGGCCGACGGCTTCCCGGGGGAAATGTAATGCTGGAGGGTGGGGGGCTGGTCTCTGGCTTATAGTCAGGAGGGGGCAGAGAGAATTTTTCGCCTGGCAACAGCGGAGGTGGTGGGTAGCAGGATGACGGGTGAAGCTGCTTCTAACCCTTCCCTTCTCTGGCCTTCTCcgctgtggcgcaatcttgaaACCTCAAGGACCCGGATCTGCGACCCCCTGTGGACAGAGGTTGACCGTACCCCGGAGAGGAGCTTTCTCACGGAGGGCACTGGTTGCAGAGGCTGGAAGTGAAATAAAGACGCGCTCTTGTTTCAGAGTTCGTGTAAGAATCTGAGAAATAACAAGGGGGACGGGCGTGGGGGGCACTTTGAGAAGGGGGTGTGGTTGAGACCAGAGACCATGAGGTTAATGAGATCTTATTTTATTTCCACAAATCTGCGATCATTGTACTCTATTTGGAGAGCCCAATATCAGCTCCAGACGCTGCTACACCTAGAATTTGAAGCAACAGTTACCGTCCCTCTTGGAGGACTGGTGGGAGGGATGGATGTGGCTGCAAAAAGCACCTTGCTAGCACGCAGGCATCGGGTAGCTCTGGGAGGTTGTAAGTGTCAATCTCCTACAGGATTATTTTTAGGGTAGTGGGCAAATATAAAATGTACTGCAGGATATTCAGGTAGGAAGAGAATGCAGCTGCAGCCCGCTCCCTTATTAACCAGCTCCCCTTTCTTTTTTACAGCCCCTGCTGAGATAGGAAGGCAGAGccacctcctctcctctcccacctGCAGATTAAGCTTTTCTAAAAAGCCTAGGCATCTTCTTATATTCAGATATCCTATCGTCGTCAGTCATGGCTAGCATCATTGCACGTGTCGGTAACAGCCGGCGGCTGAATGCACCCTTGCCGCCTTGGGCCCATTCCATGCTGAGGTCCCTGGGGAGAAGTCTCGGTCCTATAATGGCCAGCATGGCAGACAGAAACATGAAGTTGTTCTCGGGGAGGGTGGTGCCAGCCCAAGGGGAAGAAACCTTTGAAAACTGGCTGACCCAAGTCAATGGCGTCCTGCCAGATTGGAATATGTGTGAGGAGGAAAAGCTCAAGCGCTTGATGAAAACCCTTAGGGGCCCTGCCCGCGAGGTCATGCGTGTGCTTCAGGCGACCAACCCTAACCTAAGTGTGGCAGATTTCTTGCGAGCCATGAAATTGGTGTTTGGGGAGTCTGAAAGCAGTGTGACTGCCCATGGTAAATTTTTTAACACCCTACAAGCTCAAGGGGAGAAAGCCTCCCTTTATGTGATCCGTTTAGAGGTGCAGCTCCAGAACGCTATTCAGGCAGGCATTATAGCTGAGAAAGATGCAAACCGGACTCGCTTGCAGCAGCTCCTTTTAGGCGGTGAGCTGAGTAGGGACCTCCGACTCAGACTTAAGGATTTTCTCAGGATGTATGCAAATGAGCAGGAGCGGCTTCCCAATTTTCTGGAGTTAATCAGAATGGTAAGGGAGGAAGAGGATTGGGATGATGCTTTTATTAAACGGAAGCGTCCAAAAAGGTCTGAGTCAATGGTGGAGAGGGCAGTCAGCCCTGTGGCATTTCAGGGCTCCCCACCGATAGTGATCGGCAGTGCTGACTGCAATGTGATAGAGATAGATGATACCCTCGACGACTCCGATGAGGATGTGATCCTGGTGGAGTCTCAGGACCCTCCACTTCCATCCTGGGGTGCCCCTCCCCTCAGAGACAGGGCCAGACCTCAGGATGAAGTGCTGGTCATTGATTCCCCCCACAATTCCAGGGCTCAGTTTCCTTCCACCAGTGGTGGTTCTGGCTATAAGAATAACGGTCCTGGGGAGATGCGTAGAGCCAGGAAGCGAAAACACACAATCCGCTGTTCGTATTGTGGTGAGGAA
The Gorilla gorilla gorilla isolate KB3781 chromosome X, NHGRI_mGorGor1-v2.1_pri, whole genome shotgun sequence genome window above contains:
- the ZCCHC12 gene encoding zinc finger CCHC domain-containing protein 12 yields the protein MASIIARVGNSRRLNAPLPPWAHSMLRSLGRSLGPIMASMADRNMKLFSGRVVPAQGEETFENWLTQVNGVLPDWNMCEEEKLKRLMKTLRGPAREVMRVLQATNPNLSVADFLRAMKLVFGESESSVTAHGKFFNTLQAQGEKASLYVIRLEVQLQNAIQAGIIAEKDANRTRLQQLLLGGELSRDLRLRLKDFLRMYANEQERLPNFLELIRMVREEEDWDDAFIKRKRPKRSESMVERAVSPVAFQGSPPIVIGSADCNVIEIDDTLDDSDEDVILVESQDPPLPSWGAPPLRDRARPQDEVLVIDSPHNSRAQFPSTSGGSGYKNNGPGEMRRARKRKHTIRCSYCGEEGHSKETCGNESDKAQVFENLIITLQELTHTEMERSRVAPGEYNDFSEPL